The following are encoded together in the Cyanobacterium aponinum PCC 10605 genome:
- a CDS encoding DUF3119 family protein, whose protein sequence is MNSTTLTSETIELTPRYNLPIFIIILGVALSLVQMFVGIITILFGFFLLIQANIIKLKFTPKALEVYRQQNKIREFPYTDWQNWAIFWQPVPILFYFKEVKSIHFLPIIFDPITLKKCLEKYYPLS, encoded by the coding sequence GTGAATAGTACGACTTTAACTTCTGAAACTATAGAACTGACACCCCGTTATAACCTTCCCATTTTCATTATCATTTTGGGTGTTGCTTTGAGTCTTGTGCAAATGTTTGTCGGTATTATTACTATTTTATTTGGCTTTTTTTTACTTATACAAGCTAATATTATTAAGTTAAAATTTACTCCCAAGGCTTTAGAAGTTTATCGTCAGCAAAACAAAATTAGAGAATTTCCTTACACCGATTGGCAAAACTGGGCAATTTTTTGGCAACCCGTACCTATTTTATTTTATTTTAAGGAAGTGAAAAGTATTCATTTTTTACCAATCATTTTTGATCCTATTACCCTTAAAAAATGTTTAGAGAAATATTATCCCTTATCATAA
- a CDS encoding DUF3086 domain-containing protein: MSEINKENQNQNFSIDDFDHEDDLWTDQAENNDENLPDLELPLSEDEMNSEIISSNENSKQEEDISQDIYLEELKKESKTEKLTMEESEIKNADIEQKIVASEVKAEIIKANKEENSANQEKSIDEIEQIKRQLIQQQEEISNNINLLVKERLEELENKKQNLEITIEKLERRKERINREMKSSFAGISQDLAIRVQGFKDYLVGSLQDLAAAAEQLELSPPPTQAWENESPPVTPENERGKNSNPQFVEKSFKEETRIIRRLLDQYRTKPDYYGPPWQLRRTFEPIHAERVSDWFFSQGGRGALSSMGSRLQNILIASAIISILYQLYSDRTRVLILADTPEKLGEWRRGLQDCLGISRSDFGPSRGIVLFETPEALVQKGDRIVAQEDLPLVIMDLDDDRVSLSLLKFPLWLAFAPQKMVQSQDYYY, encoded by the coding sequence ATGTCAGAAATTAATAAAGAAAATCAAAACCAAAATTTCAGTATCGATGACTTTGATCATGAAGATGATTTATGGACTGATCAAGCAGAAAATAATGATGAGAATCTTCCTGATTTAGAGTTACCTTTATCTGAAGATGAAATGAATTCTGAAATAATTTCTAGTAATGAAAATAGTAAACAAGAAGAAGATATTAGTCAGGATATTTATTTAGAAGAACTTAAAAAAGAATCTAAAACAGAAAAATTAACAATGGAAGAATCAGAAATAAAAAACGCTGATATTGAGCAAAAAATAGTCGCTAGTGAAGTAAAAGCGGAAATAATCAAAGCAAATAAAGAAGAAAATAGTGCCAATCAAGAAAAATCTATTGATGAAATTGAACAAATAAAAAGACAACTCATTCAACAACAAGAAGAAATAAGTAATAACATTAATTTATTAGTAAAAGAAAGATTAGAAGAGCTGGAAAATAAAAAACAAAATTTAGAAATAACCATTGAGAAATTAGAGCGTAGAAAAGAAAGAATAAATCGAGAAATGAAAAGCTCTTTCGCTGGTATTTCCCAAGATTTAGCTATTAGAGTACAAGGCTTTAAAGATTATCTTGTGGGTAGTTTACAAGATTTAGCGGCCGCCGCCGAACAACTAGAGTTATCTCCACCACCAACCCAAGCATGGGAAAATGAGTCTCCTCCAGTTACACCAGAGAATGAAAGGGGTAAAAATTCTAATCCTCAATTTGTAGAAAAGAGTTTTAAAGAGGAAACAAGAATCATTCGCCGTCTATTAGATCAATATCGTACTAAACCAGACTATTATGGACCTCCTTGGCAATTACGCCGTACCTTTGAACCGATACACGCCGAAAGGGTTTCAGATTGGTTTTTTTCTCAAGGTGGTAGGGGTGCTTTATCTAGTATGGGTTCTCGATTACAAAATATCCTTATTGCCTCTGCGATTATTTCAATTTTATATCAACTATACAGCGATCGCACCCGTGTGTTAATTTTGGCGGACACCCCTGAAAAATTAGGAGAATGGCGTAGGGGTTTACAAGACTGTTTAGGTATTTCTCGCAGTGATTTTGGCCCTAGTCGAGGAATCGTTTTATTTGAAACTCCAGAAGCCCTCGTTCAAAAAGGCGATCGCATCGTTGCCCAAGAAGACTTACCCTTAGTAATTATGGATTTAGATGACGATAGAGTGAGCTTATCATTATTGAAATTCCCTCTTTGGTTGG